In a genomic window of Trueperaceae bacterium:
- a CDS encoding sugar phosphate isomerase/epimerase translates to MFHLGIINDEVTRDFEETCGLIASWGLRHVELRVLWGKNVLLLDDAQVEEAAAIVHRHGLTVTGIASPVFKSPLDGRPLEREADFSLPGVESAEAQTELLTRACKLATRFGARLVRVFSFWREPWTPEVDEALVARFAAAADVARRHDVVLGIENEPVCIVGTGRELGRLRELLEARLTPEQYAHVGLLWDPGNARALGELDAYPGGFAAVAGPKLVHVHVKDLVPVEGGRPRFVPTGEGVIDYRGQFRALAAAGYRGSVVLEPHYQPAGEPDAASALTCVRATRDMLAELGLLAEA, encoded by the coding sequence ATGTTCCACCTAGGCATCATCAACGACGAGGTCACGCGCGACTTCGAGGAGACGTGCGGGCTCATCGCGAGCTGGGGCCTTAGGCACGTGGAGCTGCGCGTGCTGTGGGGCAAGAACGTGCTGCTGCTGGACGACGCGCAGGTCGAGGAGGCCGCCGCCATAGTCCACCGGCACGGGCTCACCGTCACCGGCATCGCCTCGCCCGTCTTCAAGTCGCCCCTCGACGGCCGACCGCTGGAACGCGAGGCCGACTTCAGCCTGCCCGGCGTGGAGTCGGCGGAGGCGCAGACGGAGCTGCTCACGCGCGCCTGCAAGCTCGCCACGCGCTTCGGCGCGCGCCTGGTGCGCGTGTTCTCCTTCTGGCGCGAACCGTGGACGCCCGAGGTGGACGAGGCGCTCGTTGCGCGCTTCGCCGCGGCGGCGGACGTGGCCAGGCGGCACGACGTGGTTCTCGGCATCGAGAACGAGCCCGTCTGCATCGTCGGCACGGGCCGGGAGCTGGGTCGGCTGCGGGAGCTGCTGGAGGCGCGCCTGACGCCCGAGCAGTACGCGCACGTGGGCCTCCTGTGGGACCCCGGTAACGCCCGCGCCCTCGGCGAGCTTGACGCCTACCCCGGCGGTTTCGCGGCGGTGGCCGGCCCCAAGCTGGTGCACGTGCACGTCAAGGACCTGGTCCCCGTGGAGGGTGGCAGGCCGCGCTTCGTGCCCACCGGCGAGGGGGTCATCGACTACCGCGGCCAGTTCCGGGCGCTCGCGGCCGCCGGCTACCGCGGCAGCGTGGTGCTCGAGCCGCACTACCAGCCGGCGGGCGAGCCCGACGCCGCGTCGGCCCTCACGTGCGTGCGGGCCACGCGCGACATGCTCGCCGAACTGGGTCTCTTGGCCGAAGCCTAG